The following nucleotide sequence is from Salvelinus namaycush isolate Seneca chromosome 23, SaNama_1.0, whole genome shotgun sequence.
TCTACCTCTCTGCTCTACCTCTCCACACTGTTCTACCTCTCTGCTCTACCTCTCCACACTGTTCTACCTCTCTGCTCTACCTCTCCACACTGTTCTACCTCTCTGCTCTACCTCTCCACACACTCTTCTGCCTCTCCGCCACACTCTTCTgcctctctgctctatctctccacACACTGTTCTACCTCTTTCCTCACTGTTCTACCTCCTTCCtcactgttctgcctctccacacactgttctgcctctccacacactgttctgcctctccacacactgttctgcctctccacacactgttctgcctctccacacactgttctgcctctccacacactgttctgcctctccacacactgttctgcctctccacacactgttctgcctctccacacactgttctgcctctccacacactgttctgcctctccacacactgttctgcctctccacacactgttctgttctacctctctactcactgttctactgttctacctctctactcactgttctgcctctccacaaactgttctactgttctacctctactcactgttctactgttctacctctctactcactgttctgcctctccacaaactgttctactgttctacctctctactcactgttctacctctctactcactgttctacctctctactcactgttctacctctctactcactgttctacctctctactcactgttctactgttctacctctctactcgctgttctgcctctccacaaacTGTTCTACCTCTActcgctgttctgcctctccacaaactgttctactgttctacctcTACtcactgttctgcctctccacaaactgttctactgttctacctctctactcactgttctgcctctccacaaactgttctactgttctacctctactcgctgttctgcctctccacaaactgttctacctctctactcgctgttctgcctctccacaaactgttctacctctctactcgctgttctgcctctccacaaactgttctacctctctactcgctgttctgcctctccacaaactgttctactgttctgccCCTCTACTCGCTATTCTGCCTCTCCAcaaactgttctactgttctgccCCTCTACTCGCTATTCTGCCTCTCCAcaaactgttctactgttctacctcTACtcactgttctgcctctccacaaactgttctactgttctgccCCTCTACTCGCTGTTCTGCCCCTCTACTCGCTGTTCTGCCCCTCTACtcgctgttctactgttctactgttctacctcTACTCGCTGTTCTGCTTCTAcaaactgttctactgttctacctcTACTCACTGTTCTACCTCTACTCACTGTTCTACCTCTCCAcaaactgttctactgttctgcctctcccCAAACTGTTCTGGCTCGCTGTTCTACCTCTCTACtcactgttctgcctctccactcgctgttctgcctctccactcgctgttctgcctctccactcgctgttctactgttctgcctctccactcgctgttctactgttctgcctctccactcgctgttctgctgttctgcctctccactcgctgttctgctgttctgcctctccactcgctgttctgcctctccactcgctgttctgcctctccactcgctgttctgcctctccactcgctgttctgcctctccactcgctgttctgcctctccactcgctgttctgcctctccactcgctgttctgcctctccactcgctgttctgcctctccactcgctgttctgcctctccactcgctgttctgcctctccactcgctgttctactgttctgcctctccccaaactgttctgcctctccacaaactgttctgcctctccacaaacTGTTCTACTCGCTGTTCTGCCTCGCTGTTCTACCTCTCTGCTCTACCTCTCCATACACTGTTCTACCTCTCCACACTGTTCTACCTCTCCACACTGTTCTACCTCTCCACACTGTTCTACCTCTCCACACTGTTCTACCTCTGCTCTACCTCTCCACACTGTTCTACCTCTCTGCTCTACCTCTCCACACTGTTCTACCTCTCTGCTCTACCTCTCCACACTGTTCTACCTCTCTGCTCTACCTCTCCACACTGTTCTACCTCTCTGCTCTACCTCTCCACACACTCTTCTGCCTCTCCACCACACTCTTCTgcctctctgctctatctctccacacactgttctacctctttcctcactgttctgcctctccacacactgttctgcctctccacacactgttctgcctctccacacactgttctgcctctccacacactgttctgcctctccacacactgttctgcctctccacacactgttctgcctctccacacactgttctgcctctccacacactgttctgcctctccacacactgttctgcctctccacacactgttctgcctctccacacactgttctgcctctccacacactgttctactgttctacctctctactcactgttctacctctctactcactgttctacctctctactcactgttctactgttctacctctctactcgctgttctgcctctccacaaacTGTTCTACCTCTActcgctgttctgcctctccacaaactgttctactgttctacctcTACtcactgttctgcctctccacaaactgttctactgttctacctctctactcactgttctgcctctccacaaactgttctactgttctacctctctactcgctgttctgcctctccacaaactgttctacctctctactcgctgttctgcctctccactcgctgttctgcctctccactcgctgttctgcctctccactcgctgttctactgttctgcctctccccaaactgttctgcctctccacaaactgttctgcctctccacaaactgttctgcctctccacaaacTGTTCTACTCGCTGTTCTGCCTCGCTGTTCTACCTCTCTGCTCTACCTCTCCATACACTGTTCTACCTCTCCACACTGTTCTACCTCTCCACACTGTTCTACCTCTCCACACTGTTCTACCTCTCCACACTGTTCTACCTCTGCTCTACCTCTCCACACTGTTCTACCTCTCTGCTCTACCTCTCCACACTGTTCTACCTCTCTGCTCTACCTCTCCACACTGTTCTACCTCTCTGCTCTACCTCTCCACACACTCTTCTGCCTCTCCACCACACTCTTCTgcctctctgctctatctctccacacactgttctacctctttcctcactgttctgcctctccacacactgttctgcctctccacacactgttctgcctctccacacactgttctgcctctccacacactgttctgcctctccacacactgttctgcctctccacacactgttctgcctctccactcgctgttctgcctctccactcgctgttctactgttctgcctctccccaaactgttctgcctctccacaaactgttctgcctctccacaaactgttctgcctctccacaaacTGTTCTACTCGCTGTTCTGCCTCGCTGTTCTACCTCTCTGCTCTACCTCTCCATACACTGTTCTACCTCTCCACACTGTTCTACCTCTCCATACACTGTTCTACCTCTCCACACTGTTCTACCTCTCCACACTGTTCTACCTCTGCTCTACCTCTCCACACTGTTCTACCTCTCTGCTCTACCTCTCCACACTGTTCTACCTCTCTGCTCTACCTCTCCACACTGTTCTACCTCTCTGCTCTACCTCTCCACACTGTTCTACCTCTCTGCTCTACCTCTCCACACACTCTTCTGCCTCTCCACCACACTCTTCTgcctctctgctctatctctccacacactgttctacctctttcctcactgttctgcctctccacacactgttctgcctctccacacactgttctgcctctccacacactgttctgcctctccacacactgttctgcctctccacacacTGTTCTACCTCTActcgctgttctgcctctccacaaactgttctactgttctgccCCTCTACTCGCTATTCTGCCTCTCCAcaaactgttctactgttctgccCCTCTACTCGCTATTCTGCCTCTCCAcaaactgttctactgttctacctctactcgctgttctgcctctccacaaactgttctactgttctgccCCTCTACTCGCTATTCTGCCTCTCCAcaaactgttctactgttctgccCCTCTACTCGCTATTCTGCCTCTCCAcaaactgttctactgttctgccCCTCTACTCGCTGTTCTGCCCCTCTACTCGCTGTTCTGCCCCTCTACTCGCTGTTCTGCCCCTCTACTCGCTGTTCTGCCCCTCTACtcgctgttctactgttctactgttctacctcTACTCGCTGTTCTGCTTCTAcaaactgttctactgttctacctcTACTCACTGTTCTACCTCTACTCACTGTTCTACCTCTCCAcaaactgttctactgttctgcctctcccCAAACTGTTCTGGCTCGCTGTTCTACCTCTACTCGCTGTTCTGCCTCGCTGTTCTACCTCTCCATACACTGTTCTACCTCTCTGCTCTACCTCTCCATACACTGTTCTACCTCTCCACACTGCTCTACCTCTGTTCTACCTCTCCACACACTGTTCTACCTCTCTGCTCTACCTCTCCATACACTGTTCTACCTCTCCATATACTGCTCTACCTCTCTGCTCACTGTTCTACCTCTCTGCTCTACCTCTCCACACACTGTTCTACCTCTCCACACTGTTCTACCTCTCCATATACTGCTCTACCTCTCTGCTCACTGTTCTACCTCTCTGCTCTACCTCTTTCCACACACTGTTCTACCTCTTTCCACACACTGTtctacctctttctctacctctttcCACACACTGTTCTACCTCTTTCCACACACTGTTCTACCTCTTTCCACACACTGTTCTACCTCTTTCCACACACTGTTCTACCTCTTTCCACACACTGTTCTACCTCTTTCCACACACTGTTCTACCTCTTTCCACACACTGTTCTACCTCTTTCCACACACTGTTCTACCTCTTTCCACACACTGTTCTACCTCTTTCCACACACTGTTCTACCTCTGCACCTCACTGTTCTACCTCTCTACTTCAGTCCAATGAGAATAGGAATGTCCTGGGGGAATCTGCAGACTATGTGCCAAAAGTATTGCCTGCTAAACCAGAGGTAAAGTCTGAAATCTTACACCTACTAGAATCCTGGACATGGCCACAGCTGTTATATGTAGTACTACTTACATAACCCCTAGTTTAGACAACCATTCAGTGTGATTTGTCAACTTAAATAAAGTACGTTACTGTCACTGTTCTAGGTTGCTGGGAGCATGGATGAAACCCCTGTATTGGAAGCAGTGGTAGAAACCCCTGTAATGGCAGCAGTGGTAGAAACCCCTGTAATGGCAGCAGTGGTGGAGGCTGCAGCTCCAGAAGCTCCAGTAGTGGAAGAGTCCATTGTCATGGAAGAGGTAGAACCTGTTGCAGCTGCAGTAGTGGAGTTTATCCCAGCAGTAGAAGAATCTATCCCAGTGACAGTAGTGGAACCAACTATGGCTGCAGTGGAAGAATCCATTGAGCTGGCAGAGGAGGAACCCATTATTGTTGAAGTGGAAGCTCCCAAGCCAAAGGAGGCAACATCAGTGGATGATACCATCACTAAGATAGAGGCTCTTGTCACCATAGAAAATGACACAGAAGCACCCCTCTTGGTGCCAGAGGTAGCACAGTCCGCCCCAGAGGAAGAAGTCATAGCaacaccagaggaggctgttgaGGAAGGACCTGCAACAATGAAGCCCATAGCAACAGATGCACCTGTTACAGAGTCGGTCACAGAACCCATTGTAACAGAAGCACCAGTTGCAGAGGAAGCGCCAGTGCCTATAGCAACAGAACCAGAACCTGTTACCATAGAAGCGGTGGTGGAGGCTGAAGCACCCATTGCCGCAGCAGTACTAGAAGCCATAGCAACAGAACCCATGGTTACAGAACAAGCACCTGTTACCATAGAAGTGGCAGTGGCCGCAGAAGCACCCATTACTGAGGCAGTAGCAGAACCCATAGCAGCAACTGAAAAAGCTCCAGTCATTGTAGAAGAGAATGAACCTGCCCCAGCACCACTCATAGACCTAGCCCCAGCCATAGACCTATCCCCAGCCATAGACCTATCCCCAGCACCACTCATAGACCTATCCCCAGCCATAGACCTATCCCCAGCACCACTCATAGACCTAGCCCCAGCCATAGACCTATCCCCAGCCATAGACCTATCCCCAGCACCACTCATAGACCTAGCCCCAGCCATAGACCTATCCCCAGCAACACTCATAGACCTAGCCCCAGCCATAGACCTATTCCCAGCACCACTCATAGACCTAGCCCCAGCCATAGACCTAGCCCCAGCACCACTCATAGACCTAGCCCCAGCCATAGACCTAGCCCCAGCACCATGCATAGACCTAGCCCCAGCCAATGACCTAGCCCCAGCACCACTCATAGACCTAGCCCCAGCACCATTCATAGACCTAGCCCCAGCCAATGACCTAGCCCCAGCACCACTCATAGACCTAGCCCCAGCACCACTCATAGACCTAGCCCCAGCCAATGACCTAGCCCCTGCCATAGATCCAGCTACAAACCCAGCTGTAGAGGACGAGGCTGCAGCAGCCCCAGCAGTAGagcccctaccagccctcacccAGGTGGTTCCACCAGGCGCAGAGCCAGCCCCTGCAGCCCCTCTAGCTGCCCTCTTAGAGGGTAAAGGTGTGGAGGAGGCAGCCCCTGCAGCCGCTCTCTTAGAGGGTAAAGGTGTGGAGGAGGCAGCCCCTGCAGCTGCTCTCTTAGAGGGTAAAGGTGTGGAGGAGGCAGCCCCTGCAGCCGCTCTCTTAGAGGGTAAAGGTGTGGAGGAGGCAGCCCCTGCAGCCGCTCTCTTAGAGGGTAAAGGTGTGGAGGAGGCAGCCCCTGCAGCTGCTCTCTTAGAGGGTAAAGGTGTGGAGGAGGCAGCCCCTGCAGCTGCTCTCTTAGAGGGTAAAGGTGTGGAGGAGGCAGCCCCTGTAGCAGTAGCAACAGCATCCATGGACCTGCTGGACCTGAATGATGAGGTAAACCTAACCAGTCTATACATCCTGTCATGACTTACACAGTATTTAGAAAGCTAATCTATATTGGAAATCACCTTTTGATTTTTATTGAACAATGATGTACTCTATATAAATGTTACGGGACAACAATGTACCAGCAAGGTAGTTCACCCTCGCCTACAGTTTTCCACTGACTCATCACTCATATACAGGACTTATTCCACCAGGGCCTTGACGACCTGGACCTGTTTGATCTGGACGATGACATCGACACCACAGACGTCAATCTGGACGATGACTTCTTAGACGAATGAAAGTCTTAGAGAAATGTCCTTAAAGTGACCAAAGAGCACAGTGTTGTTCATACTCCTAGtgaatgggagtgtgtgtgtaggggacGGGGTGTTTTTACCTTTACAGTGAAACTGGTGAAAGGTGGGGTGGATGAGTTCATGTCTTTATACATTAACTGTGAAACACCGTGGGAGGGGGTTTGTAGAATGCTTTGGGTGATAATGGGGTGGACTGGGTTCATTCATTAGGAACAAACGCAGGAAATGTTTTGAAACGGGAAACAAATGTGCCTTCTTATTGAACAGGTCAAATGTACTGTGTCAAATTGATTTCTCTGGTTTCGCACATGCTGAACACAACCccgggttgtattcattagtcgtATTTCATTGCAAACAGTTTCTATTGCACAAATTCAGGTTGGTTCCTAGAGTAAACTTTTTCCATTGCAAACATTTAGCAATGGAATCCAACTAATGAATACACCATGGTTTTGAAATCCTTTGTACAGTACTTCATCATCCAACTCTCACATTGACCTACAGTATAGAATGATAGTGTGAACCAGAGTGGTCATGGGTTTGACATGTTTACCTTATCCTCTCACATAGGAAGATGGGAATAGTTTACTATTGTACCTCTTACGCCTAGCTAAACAGGCTTTGATCTTTCATTCATTAGTTAGGTTAGGTCATGAGCTTGTCTTCAGTATACCTCTACATGCCTTGGCAAGCATGCTGCTCTGCCATGGTCTAGTATCTTATGCATCTGCTGTTTTTAAATAAGGAACCTACTTCATTGTTACAGATGTGAACCCAAGTGCCTTATGTATGACTGGTTTAGAAAAGGGCATGATGTTCTGTATGACTGGTTTAGAAAAGGGCATGATGTTGTGTATGACTGGTTTAGAAAAGGGCATGATGTTGTGTATGACTGGTTTAGAAAAGGGCATAATGTTGTGTATGACTGGTTTAGAAAAGGGCATGATGTTGTGTATGACTGGTTTAGAAAAGGGCATGATGTTGTGTATGACTGGTTTAGAAAAGGGCATGATGTTGTGTATGACTGGTTTAGAAAAGGGCATGATGTTGTGTATGACTGGTTTAGAAAAGGGCATGATGTTGTGTATGACTGGTTTAGAAAAGGGCATGATGTTGTGTATGACTGGTTTAGAAAAGGGCATGATGTTGTGTATGACTGGTTTAGAAAAGGGCATGATGTTGTGTATGACTGGTTTAGAAAAGGGCATGATGTTGTGTATGACTGGTTTAGAAAAGGGCATGATGTTGTGTATGACTGGTTTAGAAAAGGGCATGATGTTGTGTATGACTGGTTTAGAAAAGGGCATGATGTTGTGTATGACTGGTTTAGAAAAGGGCATGATGTTGTGTATGACTGGTTTAGAAAAGGGCATGATGTTGTGTATGACTGGTTTAGAAAAGGGCATGATGTTGTGTATGACTGGTTTAGAAAAGGGCATGATGTTGTGTATGACTGGTTTAGAAAAGGGCATGATGTTGTGTATGACTGGTTTAGAAAAGGGCATGATGTTGTGTATGACTGGTTTAGAAAAGGGCATGATGTTGTGTATGACTGGTTTAGAAAAGGGCATGATGTTGTGTATGACTGGTTTAGAAAAGGGCATGATGTTGTGTATGACTGGTTTAGAAAAGGGCATGATGTTGTGTATGACTGGTTTAGAAAAGGGCATGATGTTGTGTATGACTGGTTTAGAAAAGGGCATGATGTTGTGTATGACTGGTTTAGAAAAGGGCATGATGTTCTGTATGACTGGTTTAGAAAAGGGCATGATGTTCTGTATGACTGGTTTAGAAAAGGGCATGATGTTCTGTATGACTGGTTTAGAAAAGGGCATGATGTTCTGTATGACTGGTTTAGAAAAGGGCATGATGTTGTGTATGACTGGTTTAGAAAAGGGCATGATGTTATGTATGACTGGTTTAGAAAAGGGCATGATGTTGTGTATGACTGGTTTAGAAAAGGGCATGATGTTGTGTATGACTGGTTTAGAAAAGGGCATGATGTTGTGTATGACTGGTTTAGAAAAGGGCATGATGTTGTGTATGACTGGTTTAGAAAAGGGCATGATGTTGTGTATGACTGGTTTAGAAAAGGGCATGATGTTGTGTATGACTGGTTTAGAAAAGGGCATGATGTTGTGTATGACTGGTTTAGAAAAGGGCATGATGTTGTGTATGACTGGTTTAGAAAAGGGCATGATGTTGTGTATGACTGGTTTAGAAAAGGGCATGATGTTCTGTATGACTGGTTTAGAAAAGGGCATGATGTTCTGTATGACTGGTTTAGAAAAGGGCATGATGTTCTGTATGACTGGTTTAGAAAAGGGCATGATGTTCTGTATGACTGGTTTAGAAAAGGGCATGATGTTCTGTATGACTGGTTTAGAAAAGGGCATGATGTTCTGTATGACTGGTTTAGAAAAGGGCATGATGTTGTGTATGACTGGTTTAGAAAAGGGCATGATGTTGTGTATGACTGGTTTAGAAAAGGGCATGATGTTGTGTATGACTGGTTTAGAAAAGGGCATGATGTTGTGTATGACTGGTTTAGAAAAGGGCATGATGTTGTGTATGACTGGTTTAGAAAAGGGCATGATGTTGTGTATGACTGGTTTAGAAAAGGGCATGATGTTGTGTATGACTGGTTTAGAAAAGGGCATGATGTTGTGTATGACTGGTTTAGAAAAGGGCATGATGTTGTGTATGACTGGTTTAGAAAAGGGCATGATGTTGTGTATGACTGGTTTAGAAAAGGGCATGATGTTGTGTATGACTGGTTTAGAAAAGGGCATGATGTTGTGTATGACTGGTTTAGAAAAGGGCATGATGTTGTGTATGACTGGTTTAGAAAAGGGCATGATGTTGTGTATGACTGGTTTAGAAAAGGGCATGATGTTGTGTATGACTGGTTTAGAAAAGGGCATGATGTTGTGTATGACTGGTTTAGAAAAGGGCATGATGTTGTGTATGACTGGTTTAGAAAAGGGCATGATGTTGTGTATGACTGGTTTAGAAAAGGGCATGATGTTGTGTATGACTGGTTTAGAAAAGGGCATGATGTTGTGTATGACTGGTTTAGAAAAGGGCATGATGTTGTGTATGACTGGTTTAGAAAAGGGCATGATGTTGTGTATGACTGGTTTAGAAAAGGGCATGATGTTGTGTATGACTGGTTTAGAAAAGGGCATGATGTTGTGTATGACTGGTTTAGAAAAGGGCATGATGTTGTGTATGACTGGTTTAGAAAAGGGCATGATGTTGTGTATGACTGGTTTAGAAAAGGGCATGATGTTGTGTATGACTGGTTTAGAAAAGGGCATGATGTTGTGTATGACTGGTTTAGAAAAGGGCATGATGTTGTGTATGACTGGTTTAGAAAAGGGCATGATGTTGTGTATGACTGGTTTAGAAAAGGGCATGATGTTGTGTATGACTGGTTTAGAAAAGGGCATGATGTTGTGTATGACTGGTTTAGAAAAGGGCATGATGTTGTGTATGACTGGTTTAGAAAAGGGCATGATGTTGTGTATGACTGGTTTAGAAAAGGGCATGATATGTATGACTGGTTTAGAAAAGGGCATGATGTTCTGTATGACTGGTTTAGAAAAGGGCATGATGTTCTGTATGACTGGTTTAGAAAAGGGCATGATGTTGTGTATGACTGGTTTAGAAAAGGGCATGATGTTGTGTATGACTGGTTTAGAAAAGGGCATGATGTTGTGTATGACTGGTTTAGAAAAGGGCATGATGTTCTGTATGACTGGTTTA
It contains:
- the LOC120018076 gene encoding calphotin-like isoform X2; its protein translation is MDETPVLEAVVETPVMAAVVETPVMAAVVEAAAPEAPVVEESIVMEEVEPVAAAVVEFIPAVEESIPVTVVEPTMAAVEESIELAEEEPIIVEVEAPKPKEATSVDDTITKIEALVTIENDTEAPLLVPEVAQSAPEEEVIATPEEAVEEGPATMKPIATDAPVTESVTEPIVTEAPVAEEAPVPIATEPEPVTIEAVVEAEAPIAAAVLEAIATEPMVTEQAPVTIEVAVAAEAPITEAVAEPIAATEKAPVIVEENEPAPAPLIDLAPAIDLSPAIDLSPAPLIDLSPAIDLSPAPLIDLAPAIDLSPAIDLSPAPLIDLAPAIDLSPATLIDLAPAIDLFPAPLIDLAPAIDLAPAPLIDLAPAIDLAPAPCIDLAPANDLAPAPLIDLAPAPFIDLAPANDLAPAPLIDLAPAPLIDLAPANDLAPAIDPATNPAVEDEAAAAPAVEPLPALTQVVPPGAEPAPAAPLAALLEGKGVEEAAPAAALLEGKGVEEAAPAAALLEGKGVEEAAPAAALLEGKGVEEAAPAAALLEGKGVEEAAPAAALLEGKGVEEAAPAAALLEGKGVEEAAPVAVATASMDLLDLNDEGLDDLDLFDLDDDIDTTDVNLDDDFLDE
- the LOC120018076 gene encoding calphotin-like isoform X1 — encoded protein: MDETPVLEAVVETPVMAAVVETPVMAAVVEAAAPEAPVVEESIVMEEVEPVAAAVVEFIPAVEESIPVTVVEPTMAAVEESIELAEEEPIIVEVEAPKPKEATSVDDTITKIEALVTIENDTEAPLLVPEVAQSAPEEEVIATPEEAVEEGPATMKPIATDAPVTESVTEPIVTEAPVAEEAPVPIATEPEPVTIEAVVEAEAPIAAAVLEAIATEPMVTEQAPVTIEVAVAAEAPITEAVAEPIAATEKAPVIVEENEPAPAPLIDLAPAIDLSPAIDLSPAPLIDLSPAIDLSPAPLIDLAPAIDLSPAIDLSPAPLIDLAPAIDLSPATLIDLAPAIDLFPAPLIDLAPAIDLAPAPLIDLAPAIDLAPAPCIDLAPANDLAPAPLIDLAPAPFIDLAPANDLAPAPLIDLAPAPLIDLAPANDLAPAIDPATNPAVEDEAAAAPAVEPLPALTQVVPPGAEPAPAAPLAALLEGKGVEEAAPAAALLEGKGVEEAAPAAALLEGKGVEEAAPAAALLEGKGVEEAAPAAALLEGKGVEEAAPAAALLEGKGVEEAAPAAALLEGKGVEEAAPVAVATASMDLLDLNDEDLFHQGLDDLDLFDLDDDIDTTDVNLDDDFLDE